From the Helianthus annuus cultivar XRQ/B chromosome 17, HanXRQr2.0-SUNRISE, whole genome shotgun sequence genome, the window AAGAGACCATCGATTCGATTCAGCAATAGACTGAGCCGATTGACCAGTCAAGTTGGTCAAACCGAGGTCAGCGCCAGCTTTGGTCAAGACTCGGACACACTCTTCTCGTTTAAACTTAGCACATATCATTAAAGCAGTGTTACCATTGAGTTTGGTTCTTGAATTAATATCACAACCAGAGTCTATTAACAACTGAAGAACCAATGGAAACCCAAGACGTGCAGCTAAGTGTATCGCTCGGGTTTCATCTTTTTGTGTGGTTTTGATTGGGAATTCGATGTGGGACCCGcattgtacaagtgtttttacggCTCCTGTGTTGCCGCAAAGTACCGCGTGATGTAGGAGAGTTCTAGCATTGTGACATGTGTTGAGGGGGAGGTGTTGGAGTAACATTTGCAATATGGAACCACTAGCTTCAAAGTACTCTACTGCACACCAAGTGATCGCGTAGGGTTCGGATAGTCCTGCACCGACCCGAAATTCGTCACCTGAAGCTGTGTCCCATGACCATGCTCCTAACTGGACCTTGATGTTGACATTCGACCCCGCCtggaaataaataaatataacacgCGATGTTAGTTACATGCATGTGGTAGAAGAAGACAAACGATGCATTATTGTCGGTTGACTGGTTGAATGATAAACTTTTTTTATGGGTCAAGTTTGTTCTAATCGAAAAGAATTAGTATATATGATTCAACATGATATAATCCCAATAATATTCCAATTCGGTTTTATGCATATAATAATTGAGTATGAGTGATTTATTTAGAACTGAAAAAATGTTTCGTGTTCAACACCACATGTACACATATTGAACCTGAATACAACACGTTTAACTTAGCGTACATGTTTAATAAGTGGGTTACACGTCATAACACGTTTGACATGATTAATAATACAAATGACACAACATATTTGACACGATTAAATATAATAGGCTCAACAACACGAACGACACGACACATTTAAAATCATTACTGACGCAATTTTAATCAAACTTAGAACAAAAGACTTCCACACTGCAAAAGTTATAGTAAGTAGATGTAGTTAGGGTTATAAATCTACAGTAATACATTTAACTATTTATAAGATGATAAATATACATTGTTTTTAACTTCTTATACATGGTCTCATACGGATCATGTGGATTTCTTAACCCATTTAAAACAATTACTTACACGGGTTATGTGAGTCATAAACGTATTAGTCACGTTGAACCCATTTATACAGGTTGTTAACCGTATCATTAATGTGTCGACCCGTTTATGACCCAAACACATTTACCCCAAACCGAACCCGTTTAACTCCGCAACAAGTCATGCCATATTAATGGGTCATGTCTTAAAGTGTCATCTCTGTTTCTATTGAGCTATTTTTCTATCTTATCAATTTAATTATAGAATATATAGCCTGAATCAGATCTTTATCTATTCATAGGAAGATTCGTCAACAACACCCAAGCTAATAAATAACAGGGTCCTAAATGATATCTCAAAAATGCCAGCTGGAATGGTTTGTACGTTCCGTATTTCCTTAGTTTCTGTAGGGACATAATTGAGTAAATGTTTTAGGAATAACTCTGACGGATTTAGTAGggacatgttttgttttatagtAGTGAAGTAAAATAAGATCTACTGTTGTAAAGGATAAGGtgaatgattattattattattcattaCACAGCTCAACCAACTACTGGACAAATACATTTTCTGGATTTCTGGTGAATTTGGTGAACCATGATGATACAAAAGTCCAGCTGTTCAACAGTTGTTGTAACAAAGATACTAAGGCTGAAGGGTGTGGGGGCATGAGTTGGATCATCAATCGCCACGTAGGACCATTAATGGATTGCTACACCACCTCCTTGCCTCATCcaccatggttggcatggattaaaccatggcaaccatgagcctcatttcctttttcaatatttctttttccttttcacaaaaataaattaaaataagagaATATTGGCTTGGGtaatgaccacacccttagggtagttaGTGATTTTGGATGATAGATTAGAAGTGAGTGACATGACGCTGATATGGAGGGCCATGGTGACCATGGGGGTCGTCACCACACCCAATAGCCTAAAAGGCCCCAGAATCTTTAAAAGATAGTGTCAAAAGGAGTTGTATCTAACAGTGGGGTATTGTTAGACTCAGTTTTCCTAATAATCCAAATAGAAGTTAATAATATTATCTGAAATTATTAAGGCATAATTAAATCAAATCAGATGTAAATGACAAAGACAGAAGACCCCAGTAATCAAGACACTAGATTCTGTTTTATGTGATAATCAATTTTGGATTAAGAAGTTTTACCTGTAAAAGCAGACGTACAACGGCAACTTGTCTACTAACAACTGCGGCTACAAGCGGTGTGCAGTTAGTATTCGTATGGAGAGAAGGCTTAGATGAGCAAAGCAGCACTCTAGCAGATGCGTTTATATCTACACCACACTGTTATTACAAAACTTTGTTAGTTACGCCGATTATAGTAATAAATAGACGTATTGATGTTTACCTTCAAGAGAGCATCAACAACGTCGATAAAGCCTCTGCAACATGCAGTGACAAGAGCATGCACAGCGATATGGGGCCTTATCAGATCAGAAGCCATTAGCAACTCGATAAAACTGCCACCTCGCCCGTGACAGCTGGCCTCTAATAGAGCTTCTTCACAAGAAAGTTGAGAGGCACCGGCTTTGAGTAAGATCTCAAAGATCTCAAGATGGCCCTCCCTTACAGCCGCTGTCATTGAAAAGCCTCTAAAAAGTTTCTGATTCACATCGGCTCCACGGCTCTATCATTgaccaaaataaacaaaaaacaagtgTCATTTTGTGGAATGGACAAATAAAATCCACTTGGGATGGGACTTAGAGCACCATAGTATTCTTTTAGTCTTTTTCTATAAACCCTGATCAATAGTTTATTGACAGCATACTGAAACGGGGACCGAATTACAGATGTGGAAAGACATTACATGTAAAGACGGCATAGAATGGGACTCAAATCGATTATACATAAATCACATGGACTTTCCTTAAGAAAAAAGATTTTGTAAACACGTGTATACTCATAAAATAGCTAATGTATATCTCCATCTCTAATTCTCAATCCTGTATTATTGGTTAATCTTGTTGGCGGTGGATCGCAAACCAATAATAGAAATTGTTTAAGATAACTTGCTGAAAAAAGTACCATAAACAATTACTCCATTAGGAAACCACGTAGCAATTAGTTGAAACAGCAAGTCAAAACTATACTATTACTAATTGCTACGTGGTTTCCTAATGGAGTAATAGTTTGCCACGTAGGACCATAAACAATTACTCCATTAGGAAACCACGTAGCAATTAGTTGAAACCACGTAGCAATTAGGAAACCACGTAGCAATTAGtttaaaaataccaaaatataAACACTCCTTAGTGTTAGCTAACTGTGTGCTATCAAACAGCAAGTCAACATCAACCATTGAAATCAACCAGATCCAGAACTCTCAGTGCATTTTAAACTTACTCCTATGCTAAACTGTTGGATTAACATCAAACTTCAAACAAATACAATAATAATATCAAAATATTAGCATAAACACCTCAAAAAATCAAAGAAATCAGAAAACTACTGCAAGCATTGTTCTCCACAAGTCATACAAACAGTTAACACATCATAAGCATGATTTCCAGCCCTAAATCGTCGAACCGCCACAATATAGTTCTACATTAACATATTTACCAACACAAGATATAATTTAAAGATATAATGTTACAAATTGTACAGTAAATAATAACTAAATATCTAAAACACTAATCAAAATTCAAAAGTGTCATCAACTCATTCAAACAGTATAAAATGTATAATTAATTATTCAACAGCATTTAATGCAGCATTTAAATTTTTTCGAACACAGTGACCTGAAAATAAAAAACTCACACCACACCGTTTCTAAAtcctaaattaaataataataatcaacGAAATTTCAAAATCTCATACCAGCAACTTCCTCACAAGTCTGACATTTCCAGTAACCACCGCAACAAACAAAGCAGTGACGTCAGATTTAAACTCTTGATACTCAAACCGCACGACATTTTCCGACTCACCGGCGCAGTGAAGCTCCGCCGTACGAATTTTAACGGAAACAGCGCCGACGAAGTTGACGTCAACGTAGGGATCGTCAACGCAGTCAAAGGCAGAGTTGAGGTCGCCGGAAATGGAGGCTTCGAGGAGGCGTTGAGAGAGTTCGGCTTCGTAGTCGACCGGAAAAATCTGTTGTTTAGCCGGAAGAAAACCAGTTCCGGTGGATGAGTGACCGAAGACCATCATAGCTGTGAGTTTGTGTGATATGTGGTGGTTTATTTAAATGGGGGAAGCTTcggtttctctctctagaaaaatTGAATAATGTGAGCGCCAGAGACGATAAGAGCAGGGGGAGAGAGAAGTGTTCAACTTTAACCACGGTTACAAAGCGCTTTGGCTTGGCATCTTTTGGACTAACTTTGGGccgtttgtttacctcttaatgagtaTGTTAATGGTTCAGAtttttactggttcaacacttaacagttcagactgtttgtttcacaagCTGAtgtcttaatggttcagacatttgcctctgaatggttaagcattatactaagtctgaatgattaagacctCTAATATAAAttgacatttgcctctaaacagttaagcattatactgcctcttaatggttcatacctcttactgattcagcattAAATGGTTCacacctcttattggttcagcaattaaccattcagaagttgtcaaataGCCCcttgtagaatagtaaccaagttttaaaagtttttcaattaggtcactcaagttttAAAATTGTTCCAATCAGGTCACGCAACATTCATTTTCCATTAAAATTAAGAgttttttcatccatttcataggtaaccgtagtgatgtggatttttgtttcatttttatcctttatttgatgctaacgtcgagtgatgacgtggattgtaacttgtttttttagagtaattaaagtgtttttatttttaataaatataatttcatacattaaaatcagtgttgtaaaagtcgctaggcggtccctagtcggccgactggggagttgggagtaatcggagtactcggagagtactcggggagtacgcgaacatggtaaatataaagaaaattaattgttatatattatttatgtgttaaaataagcataattcatgtcaactgagtataatttaaaatgaaacatgtttaaagtttaaatattctgaatacaagtccgactagtctgagtacaagccgagtagtccgagtacaaggtCGAGTAGGCCGATTTTTACCGAGtttgaccgattaaaagtcaacaaaccacgtcgaccgcctagaccgactaggccgactacatccgactaggcgccgactaggccgactaggcaccgagtactcccgagtagtcccgaggccgactaattgagaccgcctaggaggaagtcgcctcggagggggtccgaggaccgagtactcgccgagtactcggccgagtaatccgacttttacaacactgattAAAATAATCCGACCCCAGCATCCTATGCTTATTTTTTTCATGACACATTGAAAATGGACATTGCTCGATTTGAATGTAAAGTTGTCTAACTGAGACAAAAACAATACGAGTGAcataattagaacacttttaaaactttgttactattctgtgacattttccttttttttttttttgaaaaaagaaaCCTAATTAATAGTAagatattattaattattaaattaaattcctatatattttatatattaaaaaagaaaGTTAATGAATACTaacatattattaattattaaattaaattcTTATtcctaaatattaaaaaaaactaatgaaTAATAACATATTATTAAACAATCAGAATGGTTTAAATGAATAGTGTCAGAGAAGTTGTCTAACACTGTTTATTTCGTTTGCTTATTAATAAGAGATTAATtacataataatttttttttaattttaatgttttagtaattttatgtttgaaaatatgtatatttttattttctttttaacctTTCTAATTATAACGTTATAGGAAAATCCGGCCATGGCCATTAGCCAATATATATCTTGGGTTCATAGTATGTTTCTTGTCTTAAATACCAGCGTTTTAGATATGTTGTTTGTGAACGAGAGAAGAACTTAATAGTTTAATGATTTTAGTTTTAGCGAATCATTTTTATTAATTGGGATCTACTTAAAACCAAATGAAAATCCAAAGCATTTACATGAGTTAGTACCTATGGAGTTTGTGTTTGTTCAAGACTATTTTGATGTCCAGCAACGAAGAACCTCGGCGGTAATCTCTTTGGTGGGGTGCAATGGGTCGGACCCTTGGGGTGGGGTCTCACTTCTTGTATCAGATTTGGCTATTTTGTAGAAACATACGTAGAAAATAGTCCATTCGTATGAACTTAATTGTGtgattatctatatctataccttataataaaacaaaacaaacttatGCCATTTGTCATTCACTTAAACCACTTATTGCCACGTGTCAATGTAATGTTTCTCCCCAATTGATTTTGAGCGGCATTTTTTCTCAATACTAAGAGGCTTCTCAAACACTCTTTTCATCAGCATCattcaaaaccctaattatcaGTCATTCCTTTTATGAATCCACCGCCGCATGCCACTCTATTTCACCATGAAACTGACGATTCAAAAGGGATTCTTCAGTCATTAcaagagtaccagaaaccctaaTTTTTTGTTGGATAAATCCGTATGTTTGATTCTAAGCATGGCCCTTCCTGATTGTTGTATCTCATATCGATTTAAGGTATCTACAGGTGTCTAACTTTTCGatttaaataccaattttcctctATTTTTTTCAGCATCAATCTCTTCGCGGATTGGGTATCATGTTTCAGGTTAggatttttgaaaatcttgattAATACATGTTAAGTTGCTGTTGTGGTAGTATTTTCCCCTTGGGGTAGTATATTTCATTATAACAGGGGACATATAATGTTTTCAACTTAGTTTGTAATCATTCGGTTACCTCAGATTACAGATACTGGTTGTTAGGGTTTAAATATCTTTTCAAC encodes:
- the LOC110920897 gene encoding ankyrin-2; amino-acid sequence: MMVFGHSSTGTGFLPAKQQIFPVDYEAELSQRLLEASISGDLNSAFDCVDDPYVDVNFVGAVSVKIRTAELHCAGESENVVRFEYQEFKSDVTALFVAVVTGNVRLVRKLLSRGADVNQKLFRGFSMTAAVREGHLEIFEILLKAGASQLSCEEALLEASCHGRGGSFIELLMASDLIRPHIAVHALVTACCRGFIDVVDALLKCGVDINASARVLLCSSKPSLHTNTNCTPLVAAVVSRQVAVVRLLLQAGSNVNIKVQLGAWSWDTASGDEFRVGAGLSEPYAITWCAVEYFEASGSILQMLLQHLPLNTCHNARTLLHHAVLCGNTGAVKTLVQCGSHIEFPIKTTQKDETRAIHLAARLGFPLVLQLLIDSGCDINSRTKLNGNTALMICAKFKREECVRVLTKAGADLGLTNLTGQSAQSIAESNRWSLGFQKAVLDVIRSGTVPTSSNKAVFSPLMFVAHSGDVQALKALISRDDVNLDDQDEKGFSAVMVTAMKGYIESFRVLVYAGCDVKLTNKAGETAISLSKMNENSDMFEKVMIEFTLEKGNQNARGFYPLHYAARHGDMHAVKLLTSRGYDVNIPDGDGYTPLMLAARENNGQMCELLISCGSVCGYKNSKGETALSLARKHAENTTECVILDELARVLVLRGENVLKHTKGGKGGSHRKDLKMTSEGVLRWGDSSSRNVVCREAEVGPSVGFVRCRRKKGDADMAGVFRVVTVKNKEVHFVCDGGLEMAGLWVRGIKLVTRDVRKND